A genomic region of Novipirellula aureliae contains the following coding sequences:
- a CDS encoding EAL domain-containing protein, which yields MPPIDNSTLNRLRRSSTPVDDVWFLSGPTQPGETIIHLPIDDEPYVIGRKPGVSLRLQFRTVSGQHASLSIHQGSLWLKDLGSTNGTYINGRRVTPHESVQISEDELIHFAEAPFRIYRQSATSATNGTYAENICDQALALVQFDRLMAERLVRPHFQTIIDLSCEANESAQRLIIGHEILGRGSVFGLESVGAMFQAAEQLSLEVELSQLLRWEGIRIGREFSDNPQLFVNTHPKEIDHHEGLIESLGQMREMAGNANIVLEIHESTVTDPKVMKNLVAALKDLNIKLAYDDFGSGQARLAELIEARPNIVKFDISLIRGIDQADVVRRKMLSNLVNMVCDLDILALAEGVETEAESNACVDLGFHLGQGYYYGRPTPA from the coding sequence ATGCCCCCGATCGACAATTCAACGTTAAATCGTTTGCGACGTAGTTCCACGCCTGTGGACGACGTTTGGTTTTTGTCTGGGCCGACCCAGCCGGGCGAGACGATTATCCACCTGCCGATCGATGATGAACCCTACGTGATCGGCCGAAAGCCAGGCGTCTCGTTGAGACTTCAATTTCGCACCGTCAGTGGACAACATGCCTCGCTCAGTATCCATCAGGGAAGCCTTTGGCTGAAGGATCTTGGAAGCACTAACGGCACCTATATCAATGGTCGACGGGTTACACCTCACGAGTCCGTGCAAATCAGCGAAGATGAATTGATCCATTTTGCCGAGGCCCCTTTTCGGATCTATCGCCAATCGGCCACGTCCGCGACCAATGGGACCTACGCCGAAAACATTTGTGACCAAGCATTGGCGTTGGTACAATTCGACCGCCTCATGGCTGAACGACTTGTCAGACCTCATTTTCAAACCATCATTGATTTGTCGTGTGAAGCGAACGAGTCGGCTCAACGCTTGATCATTGGGCATGAAATTTTAGGCCGTGGCAGTGTGTTTGGACTGGAGTCGGTCGGGGCAATGTTTCAAGCTGCCGAGCAACTCAGCTTGGAGGTGGAATTGAGCCAACTTTTGCGTTGGGAAGGGATTCGTATCGGACGCGAATTCAGCGATAACCCACAACTATTCGTCAACACCCATCCTAAAGAAATCGACCACCACGAGGGGCTCATCGAGTCGCTTGGCCAAATGCGAGAAATGGCAGGCAATGCAAATATTGTCTTAGAAATACACGAGTCGACCGTGACCGACCCCAAGGTGATGAAAAACCTTGTCGCGGCGCTCAAAGATCTTAATATCAAATTGGCTTACGACGACTTTGGTTCTGGCCAAGCCAGGCTAGCCGAACTCATCGAAGCGCGTCCCAATATTGTCAAGTTCGACATTTCACTGATTCGCGGTATCGATCAAGCGGACGTGGTCCGACGAAAAATGTTGTCCAACCTAGTCAATATGGTTTGTGATCTCGATATTCTCGCATTGGCCGAAGGCGTGGAAACCGAAGCGGAGTCCAACGCTTGTGTCGATCTCGGATTCCATCTCGGTCAAGGATATTATTACGGACGTCCAACGCCCGCCTGA
- a CDS encoding AAA family ATPase has translation MNAIATDTQSFEPSLFGGLFSDDTFWPTQPRDMAETGLSEAFVEGLLLKILLVAGTLSGRNCSERIGIPFRIIEPMLGLLRTRKMVAHVRPAPFNDYYYSLTDAGQKNAQTQMQQCSYAGVAPVPLTDYVLSVEAQAAGLEPIDRDQLRAALCDISYQEELLDHLGPAVNSNTGMFLFGPPGNGKTTIARCLTQCLGQEIWIPHAILDDGNLIKLQDDAFHRPAPVPDVDGEILKGQEWDHRWIRIRRPTVVVGGELVMENLEVRHDSRSNICEAPLQMKSNCGCLLIDDFGRQRIAPEELLNRWIIPLENKIDYLTLPTGKKVQIPFEQLIIFSTNIDPSSLVDEAFLRRVPYKIFVSDPTREEYRRLMQGVIDKLGFPETPQAADYLFAFYEKSGRNMRRCHPRDLLTQVANFCKYRRIPFVLSPEYLDKACNSYFNKL, from the coding sequence ATGAACGCTATCGCCACGGACACTCAATCGTTTGAGCCGAGCTTGTTTGGGGGACTCTTCTCCGATGACACGTTTTGGCCGACACAGCCTCGTGACATGGCTGAAACGGGGCTAAGCGAAGCCTTTGTCGAAGGCTTGCTTCTAAAGATTTTATTGGTGGCTGGAACCTTAAGTGGGCGGAACTGTTCTGAAAGGATTGGGATACCGTTTCGCATCATCGAACCTATGTTGGGCTTATTGCGAACTCGCAAAATGGTCGCCCACGTTCGTCCTGCCCCGTTCAACGATTATTACTATTCGCTCACGGACGCAGGTCAAAAAAATGCGCAAACTCAGATGCAGCAGTGCAGCTACGCCGGTGTTGCACCGGTGCCATTAACAGACTACGTCCTTAGCGTCGAAGCTCAAGCGGCCGGATTGGAGCCGATTGATCGCGACCAACTTCGTGCGGCGTTATGCGATATCTCTTATCAAGAAGAGCTGCTCGATCATCTCGGACCGGCCGTGAACAGCAATACGGGAATGTTCTTGTTCGGACCTCCTGGAAATGGAAAAACGACCATTGCACGCTGTTTGACGCAATGTCTTGGTCAAGAAATCTGGATTCCCCATGCCATTCTCGATGACGGCAACTTAATCAAACTTCAAGACGACGCCTTCCATCGCCCCGCACCGGTTCCAGACGTGGATGGAGAAATTTTAAAAGGTCAAGAATGGGACCATCGCTGGATTCGCATCCGGCGGCCGACCGTTGTTGTTGGTGGCGAATTGGTCATGGAAAACCTCGAGGTTCGTCATGACTCACGATCGAACATCTGTGAAGCACCCTTGCAGATGAAAAGCAATTGCGGATGTTTGCTGATTGACGACTTTGGAAGGCAACGCATTGCACCTGAGGAACTATTGAATCGATGGATCATACCACTCGAGAATAAAATTGATTACTTGACGCTTCCGACAGGAAAGAAAGTTCAAATCCCGTTCGAACAACTGATTATATTTTCTACCAATATCGACCCCAGTTCTTTAGTGGATGAAGCATTCTTGCGAAGAGTTCCCTACAAGATATTTGTATCGGATCCGACTCGCGAAGAGTACCGGAGATTGATGCAAGGCGTGATCGATAAGCTGGGGTTCCCCGAAACCCCGCAAGCCGCCGATTACCTGTTCGCCTTTTACGAAAAGAGTGGCCGCAACATGCGCCGTTGTCACCCTCGCGACTTGTTGACTCAAGTGGCAAATTTCTGCAAGTATCGAAGAATACCGTTCGTGCTCAGTCCCGAGTATCTCGACAAAGCCTGCAATAGCTATTTCAACAAGTTGTAG